The Lysobacter gummosus sequence CAGTCGCCCACAAACTCCGTATCGCGGCGATGCCTTGGGCACCATGGCGTCGCGCTTCATCGAGATCGCCCGGACCCAGCCCGCCGATCGCATAGATCGGCAGCGACACCGATTCGCGCAAGGCCGCGAACGCTTCCCAGCCGATGCCGAGCACGCTCGGGTGGCTCGGGGTCGGCCTGATCGAGCCGACGACGGCGAAATCGCAGCCCAGCGCCTGCGCCGCGCGCAGTTCATCGGCGTCGTGGCACGAAGCGGCCAGCACCGCGCCGGCCGCGATCGGCCGCTCGCCCAGCTCCCGCAACTGCGCCGCGCGCAGATGCAGGCCGGCGCCGAGCGCGTTGGCCAGGGCGATGTCGCCGTTGATCAGCACCTCGGCCTTGGCCGCGCGGCAACGCTTGACCGCGGCCGCCGCCAGACGCGGCCAGCGTTGCCCGTCGCCGGCGCCCAACTCGGGCGCGCGCAGCTGCACCCGGCGCACACCCGCGGCCAGCGCGCGCGACAGCGCGGCCAGCCATTCGTCGTCGTTGTCGCCGGGTTCGGGCGTAACCAGGTAGCGATCGGCCTGCTCCAGCGCCGCCACCACCGGCCGGTCGGCCGGCGGCATCGCGTAGCTGGCGAGCTTGTGCGGCGGCACCCACATCAGAGCCTGGCCCTCGCGGCCGCGCGCGCTGCCGCGCCAGGCGCGGATCTCACGCACGTCCAGGACCAGTCGTTTGTCGGGATACGCCTGCGGCACCCGGATCAGCGCGGCGCCGACCTCGGTCTCGATGCCGAGTTCTTCCTGCAGCTCGCGGCTCAACGCCGCCTCGGCGGTTTCGCCCGGCTCGCGCTTGCCGCCGGGGAACTCCCACAGTCCGGCCAGATCGCGGCCTTCGGTGCGGCGGCTCAACAGGATGCGGCCGCGTGCGTCGCGGATGACTCCGGCGACGACTTCTACGAGCCGGGATTGGAGATTCGGGATTGGGGATTCGGAAGCACCGGCCTCGCGACCGGCAAGTCCGGATTCGGCTTTGCCATTCCCGAACCCCGAATCCCGAATCCCGCCTTTATCAGCCCAACTGCCCATGACAATGCTTGTACTTCTTGCCGCTGCCGCAGGGGCAAGGATCGTTGCGGCCGACGTTGGCGAACGCGTCTTCGGACACCTGCGCGGCTTCCTCGTCGGCGCCGAAACCGCCGGCGCTGGCGTGCTGGAACTGCAACTGGCGCGACTGCGCTTCGGCTTGGGCGCGTTCCTGCGCTTCCATCTGCGCGATTTCGTCTTCGCTCTGGATGCGCACGCGCGCCAGGATCGTCACCACTTCGCGCTTGACCTTGTCGAGCATCTCGGAGAACAGCTCGAAGGCTTCCTTCTTGTACTCCTGCTTGGGCTGCTTCTGCGCATAACCGCGCAGATGGATGCCCTGGCGCAGGTAGTCCATGCGCGCGAGATGTTCCTTCCAGTTCTGGTCGAGCACATTGAGCATGATGTGCTTTTCGAGCATGCGCATGGTTTCGCTGCCCAACTGCTCTTCGCGCGTACTGAAATGCGCGGCGACCGCTTCTTGGACCTTCTGGCCGACCGCGTCGGAATCGAGTTCGTCGGCCTGGTTGGCGATTTCCACCAGCGGCACATCGACGTTGAAATCCTGTGCGATCGTCGCCTGCAGACCCGGCAGGTCCCACTGCTCATCGACCGAATTGGCCGGCACGTAGCGCTGGACGATGTCGGCAACCACGTCGGCGCGGATGCCTTCCACGTTCTCCTGCACGCTCTCGGCTTCCAGCAACTCGTCGCGCTGGCCGTAGATCACCTTGCGCTGGTCGTTGTTGACGTCGTCGAAATCGAGCAGGTTCTTGCGGATGTCGAAGTTGTGCGCCTCGACCTTGCGCTGCGCGTTGGCGATCTGCTTGGTCACCAGCGGGCTTTCGATGATGTCGTCTTCCTTCAGGCCCATGCGCGCCATCACGCGCTGCACCCAGTCGGCGGCGAAGATGCGCATCAGGTTGTCTTCGAGCGACAGGTAGAAGCGCGAGGAACCCGGATCGCCCTGACGGCCGGCGCGGCCACGCAGCTGATTGTCGATGCGGCGCGATTCGTGGCGCTCGGTGCCGACGATGTGCAGGCCGCCGGCGGCCTTGACCGCGTCGTGACGTTCCTGCCACGCCGCCTTCAGGCGCTTGTGGGTGACTTCATCGACCGGTTCGCCGTTGTTCTGCGCGGCCAGATCGGCCAGTTCGGCTTCCAGCGAACCGCCGAGCACGATGTCGGTGCCGCGGCCGGCCATGTTGGTGGCGATGGTGATCGCGCCCGGCCGGCCGGCCTGGGCGATGATGTTCGCCTCGCGCTCGTGCTGCTTGGCGTTGAGCACTTCGTGCGCGACGCCGGCCGCGGTGAGCTGCTGGCTGAGCATCTCCGATACTTCGATCGAAGTCGTGCCGACCAGCACCGGCTGCTTGCGCTCGTAGGAGGCCTTGATCTCGGCGAGCACCGCGCGGTACTTGCCGGCGCGGTTGAGGAACACCTGATCGGAATGGTCCTTGCGCTGCATCGGGCGGTTGGTCGGAATCACGATCACTTCCAGGCCGTAGATGCTCTGGAATTCGTACGCTTCCGTATCCGCCGTACCGGTCATGCCGGACAGCTTCTTGTACATGCGGAACAGGTTCTGGAAGGTGATCGAAGCCAGCGTCTGGTTTTCGCGCTGGACCGGCACGCCTTCCTTCGCTTCGACCGCCTGGTGCAGGCCGTCGGACCAGCGGCGACCCTGCAGGGTGCGGCCGGTGAATTCGTCCACGATCACCACTTCGCCGTCGCGGACGATGTAATCGACATCGCGCTGATAGATGGCGTGCGCGCGCAGCGCGGCGTTGAGGTGGTGAACGACCGAGATGTTGTGGCCGGCGTACAGCGAATCGTCTTCTTCCGAGAGGATTCCAGCCTTGCGCAGCAGTTCTTCGGCATGTTCCTGGCCGGCTTCGGACAGGTACACCTGCTTGCCCTTTTCATCGACCCAGTAATCGCCGTCGCCGTCTTCCTTCTCCTGGCGGGTCAGCGAGGGAACGATGCGGTTGACCTTGATGTACAGCTCCGGCGATTCGTCGGCCGGGCCGGAGATGATCAGCGGCGTGCGCGCTTCGTCGATGAGGATCGAGTCGACTTCGTCCACGATCGCGTAATGCAGGCTGCGCTGGAAACGGTCGTCCTTCGACAGCGCCATGTTGTCGCGCAGGTAGTCGAAGCCGAATTCGTTGTTGGTGCCGTAGGTGATGTCGCTGGCGTAGGCGGCATGCTTGTCGCTGTGCTGCATGCCTGGGTAAACCACGCCGACGCTCAGGCCCAGCCAGTTGTAGAGCTTGCCCATCCACGCCGAGTCGCGGCGTGCGAGGTAGTCGTTGACGGTGACCACGTGCACGCCCTTGCCTTCGAGCGCGTTGAGGTACACCGGCAGCGTGCCGACCAGGGTCTTGCCTTCGCCGGTACGCATCTCGGCGATCTTGCCCAGATGCAGGACCATGCCGCCGATCAGCTGGACGTCGTAGTGACGCATGCCCAGCACGCGCCGGGACGCTTCACGGCAGACCGCGAAGGCCTCCGGCAGCAGCTTGTCCAGCGCCTCGCCGTCGGCGATGCGCTGCTGGAACTCCGGCGTCTTGGCCTGCAACTGGGCGTCGGAGAGTTTTTCCATCTCCGGCTCGAGCGCATTGATCTTGACGACCGATCGTTGCAGTTGGCGCAGCAGGCGATCGTTGCGGCTGCCGAAAACGCGGGTAAGCAAGCTGTTGAGCATGAACGGGTCCGTGTAAAGCGAACGGGGTTGCACAGGCGGGACGTGTTAAGAACGCGTTGCCGCCGGCAAGTTCCCCAGGAATCCAGTCGATCGGCCGATCCGTCGCGCTAGGGCTCCCCTTGCGGTTCGCCGAAACGAAATCGGGGGCGCCATGCGCCCCCGATCGGATCGAGCCTGGTCTTTGGCCACACGCATTCTAGCGTGGGGGGCGACCTGAACGGTATCAAGGGGGATGTGCGCCTATCGAATGTGGGACTTTGCCCAATTCGGGGGTTCGCAGTTGCCGTCTATCGTTCCGGCCCGCCGCGGTGCGGCGGGCGTTCGACGGGCCGCGAGCCAATGGCTCGCAAGCAGGCCCGCCTTACCCTCTGAGCGGCGACTGCTGGTTGAGGAACTTGACCGGATTGACGACCCGGCCGCTTTCCCAGACCTCGAAGTGCACGTGGGCGCCGGTGGAGCGGCCGCTGGAACCGGCCTTGGCGATCTCCTGCCCGGCGCGGACCAGCTCGCCGACCTTCATCAGCAGACGCGAGTTGTGCGCGTAGCGAGTCACGTAGCCATTGCCGTGATCGATCTCGACCACGTTGCCGTAGCCCGAACGCACGCCGGAGTAGCTGACCACGCCGTCGGCCACGGCCAGGACCGGGTCGCCGACGTCGGCTTCGAAATCAATGCCCTTGTGGAACGCAGCGCCGCCGTTGAACGGATCGGCGCGGCCGCCGAAGCCGGAAGTGATGTAGCTGTTGGCGATCGGCGCGCGCGAGGGCACCGCGTTCATGTCGATCTGGCGATTGAACAGCAGCGCTTCGAGCACCGACAGCTGTTCGCCGGAAGCCTTGAACTGGCTTTCCAGCTGGTCCATGCCGGCGTTGAGCTCCGGCTTGGCCATGTCGCGCACGGGACCGGCGCCACCGACGCCGACCGGCTTGTTGAAATCGAACTCGCCGTCCTGCAGCTGGCCGATGCGGGTCAGGCGCTCGCCCAGGGCGTTGAGGCGGTTGGCCTCGGCCTGCAGCTCGCCCATGCGCGCGGCCAGGGCGTTGATCTCGCGCTGCGCGTCGCGGCGGGTCGCGGCGATCTGGCCCTGCTGCTGGGCCAGTTCGGCGCGTAGCATGCGGTTGTCGGCGATGCCGGCGCCGGCACCGATGGTGACGCCGGTGCCGAGCAGCAGCGCCATGACGAGCGCGGGGCGGCGAGCGCCGATCCGGCCGCACTGCTGGAAGAAACCATCCAGCCTGGCGCGCGTGTTGTTTACGATGGATTGATAGGTCATGTGTCCGATGTCTGATTACAAGCCCAAAAGGCCGCCATCGCGCGGCCCATCCTCGCCGCGCATCGCTATGGATGCGCTGGCGGGAGCAGACCCCGCTACCGGCAAC is a genomic window containing:
- a CDS encoding Nudix family hydrolase, with translation MPNLQSRLVEVVAGVIRDARGRILLSRRTEGRDLAGLWEFPGGKREPGETAEAALSRELQEELGIETEVGAALIRVPQAYPDKRLVLDVREIRAWRGSARGREGQALMWVPPHKLASYAMPPADRPVVAALEQADRYLVTPEPGDNDDEWLAALSRALAAGVRRVQLRAPELGAGDGQRWPRLAAAAVKRCRAAKAEVLINGDIALANALGAGLHLRAAQLRELGERPIAAGAVLAASCHDADELRAAQALGCDFAVVGSIRPTPSHPSVLGIGWEAFAALRESVSLPIYAIGGLGPGDLDEARRHGAQGIAAIRSLWATA
- a CDS encoding M23 family metallopeptidase; this encodes MTYQSIVNNTRARLDGFFQQCGRIGARRPALVMALLLGTGVTIGAGAGIADNRMLRAELAQQQGQIAATRRDAQREINALAARMGELQAEANRLNALGERLTRIGQLQDGEFDFNKPVGVGGAGPVRDMAKPELNAGMDQLESQFKASGEQLSVLEALLFNRQIDMNAVPSRAPIANSYITSGFGGRADPFNGGAAFHKGIDFEADVGDPVLAVADGVVSYSGVRSGYGNVVEIDHGNGYVTRYAHNSRLLMKVGELVRAGQEIAKAGSSGRSTGAHVHFEVWESGRVVNPVKFLNQQSPLRG
- the secA gene encoding preprotein translocase subunit SecA; the protein is MLNSLLTRVFGSRNDRLLRQLQRSVVKINALEPEMEKLSDAQLQAKTPEFQQRIADGEALDKLLPEAFAVCREASRRVLGMRHYDVQLIGGMVLHLGKIAEMRTGEGKTLVGTLPVYLNALEGKGVHVVTVNDYLARRDSAWMGKLYNWLGLSVGVVYPGMQHSDKHAAYASDITYGTNNEFGFDYLRDNMALSKDDRFQRSLHYAIVDEVDSILIDEARTPLIISGPADESPELYIKVNRIVPSLTRQEKEDGDGDYWVDEKGKQVYLSEAGQEHAEELLRKAGILSEEDDSLYAGHNISVVHHLNAALRAHAIYQRDVDYIVRDGEVVIVDEFTGRTLQGRRWSDGLHQAVEAKEGVPVQRENQTLASITFQNLFRMYKKLSGMTGTADTEAYEFQSIYGLEVIVIPTNRPMQRKDHSDQVFLNRAGKYRAVLAEIKASYERKQPVLVGTTSIEVSEMLSQQLTAAGVAHEVLNAKQHEREANIIAQAGRPGAITIATNMAGRGTDIVLGGSLEAELADLAAQNNGEPVDEVTHKRLKAAWQERHDAVKAAGGLHIVGTERHESRRIDNQLRGRAGRQGDPGSSRFYLSLEDNLMRIFAADWVQRVMARMGLKEDDIIESPLVTKQIANAQRKVEAHNFDIRKNLLDFDDVNNDQRKVIYGQRDELLEAESVQENVEGIRADVVADIVQRYVPANSVDEQWDLPGLQATIAQDFNVDVPLVEIANQADELDSDAVGQKVQEAVAAHFSTREEQLGSETMRMLEKHIMLNVLDQNWKEHLARMDYLRQGIHLRGYAQKQPKQEYKKEAFELFSEMLDKVKREVVTILARVRIQSEDEIAQMEAQERAQAEAQSRQLQFQHASAGGFGADEEAAQVSEDAFANVGRNDPCPCGSGKKYKHCHGQLG